One genomic window of Notamacropus eugenii isolate mMacEug1 chromosome 6, mMacEug1.pri_v2, whole genome shotgun sequence includes the following:
- the METTL21C gene encoding protein-lysine methyltransferase METTL21C yields MDVCSSSAKHPEERKTEDNRDKSQVRFQENECIPKLQENAVCSQVTGECPDTRKDLNDARSSSLPKLQKFLPTNYNSYTKEHYSYAGKNIIIQESIESYGAVVWPGAVALCQYLEQHSTELKLQGATVIEIGAGPGLVSIVASLLGAHVTATDLPDVLGNLQYNIFENTHNCTVHQPEVRELVWGEDLELNFPKSAYYYDFILATDVVYHHYFLDKLLTTMTHLCQPGTVLLWANKFRFSTDYEFLEKFKQIFNTTLLAEFPESTVKLFKATQKWD; encoded by the exons ATGGATGTGTGTTCAAGTTCTGCTAAGCAtcctgaagaaagaaaaacagaggacaATAGGGACAAATCTCAAGTCAGGTTCCAAGAAAATGAATGCATTCCCAAGTTACAGGAGAATGCTGTTTGTTCCCAAGTTACAGGAGAATGCCCTGACACTAGAAAAG ATCTCAATGATGCAagatcctcttctcttcctaaaCTCCAGAAATTTCTTCCTACAAATTATAACAGTTATACTAAGGAACATTATTCATATGCAGGCAAGAATATTATTATTCAAGAATCAATAGAGAGCTATGGAGCAGTAGTGTGGCCAGGT GCTGTAGCTTTGTGTCAATATTTGGAACAACACAGTACAGAACTCAAGCTTCAAGGTGCCACAGTAATTGAAATTGGGGCTGGACCAGGACTTGTGTCAATTGTGGCTAGTCTATTAG gaGCACATGTGACAGCAACGGATCTTCCTGATGTGCTAGGAAACCTCCAATACAACATTTTTGAAAATACACATAATTGTACAGTGCACCAACCTGAAGTGAGAGAACTGGTGTGGGGGGAAGATCTTGAACTGAATTTCCCTAAATCAGCTTATTATTACGATTTCATTTTAGCTACTGATGTGGTTTACCATCATTACTTTCTGGATAAACTGCTGACCACAATGACACATTTGTGTCAGCCAGGGACAGTGTTGCTCTGGGCAAACAAATTCAGATTCAGCACAGATTATGAATTTTTGGAAAAATTCAAGCAAATTTTCAACACAACACTACTTGCTGAATTTCCAGAGTCAACAGTCAAGCTTTTTAAAGCAACACAAAAATGGGActaa